One window of Desulfobacca acetoxidans DSM 11109 genomic DNA carries:
- a CDS encoding zinc-dependent dehydrogenase, whose translation MADQMLAAVLRGPKDLAITEVSRPLCPSGGLLIQVRACSLCATDVKMWQRGHRDLLLPRILGHELAGEIAAVSDDLSDFQVGDRVQVAPGLPCGRCRWCLQGAPNMCQAMQIIGFHHDGGLAEFVAVPAAGVHQGAVSHLPDALAFDLAALAEPLACCLNAQELARVGMGDQVAIWGAGPQGWLQVQVARLRGASRIILVENDPGRLQDAVQAGADLLLDIFQEDPVTAILETTAGKGVEVVIPACGSLEAFDWGLAVLAKRGRLCLYSGLPKEVETHPVNLNRLHYLEASLVGAYGCTSRQNALALELMAKGRIRVDRLITHRLPLNRVEEGFELVQSRRGLKVVIECT comes from the coding sequence ATGGCTGATCAGATGTTAGCAGCGGTCCTCCGGGGACCCAAAGATTTAGCGATCACCGAGGTCTCTCGCCCTCTCTGCCCGAGCGGCGGTCTCCTCATACAAGTGCGCGCCTGCTCGCTCTGCGCCACCGACGTCAAGATGTGGCAGCGGGGACATCGTGACCTGCTGTTGCCTCGCATCCTGGGGCATGAGCTCGCCGGAGAAATTGCCGCCGTTTCCGATGATTTATCTGACTTTCAGGTGGGTGACCGGGTGCAGGTGGCTCCGGGATTGCCCTGTGGCCGCTGCCGCTGGTGTCTACAGGGCGCTCCGAACATGTGCCAGGCTATGCAGATTATCGGTTTTCACCACGACGGCGGTTTGGCCGAGTTCGTCGCCGTTCCCGCCGCCGGTGTGCACCAGGGGGCGGTATCGCACCTGCCTGACGCTCTAGCCTTTGACCTTGCCGCCCTGGCCGAGCCCTTGGCCTGCTGCCTGAACGCCCAGGAACTGGCCAGGGTTGGCATGGGGGACCAGGTTGCCATTTGGGGGGCCGGTCCCCAGGGCTGGCTGCAGGTCCAGGTGGCGCGGTTGCGGGGAGCTTCCCGGATAATCCTGGTAGAAAATGATCCCGGACGCTTGCAGGATGCAGTCCAAGCCGGGGCCGATCTATTGTTGGACATTTTCCAGGAAGATCCGGTAACCGCCATTTTGGAGACCACGGCCGGCAAGGGAGTGGAGGTGGTGATTCCAGCCTGTGGCTCTTTGGAGGCTTTTGACTGGGGTTTGGCGGTACTGGCGAAACGAGGCCGTCTGTGTCTTTACTCGGGTCTGCCCAAGGAGGTAGAAACTCATCCGGTAAACCTCAACCGGTTGCATTATCTGGAAGCTTCTCTGGTAGGCGCCTACGGCTGCACCTCCCGGCAGAACGCCCTGGCCCTGGAACTCATGGCCAAGGGACGCATCCGCGTTGATCGTCTGATTACCCACCGCCTTCCTCTAAACCGGGTGGAGGAGGGGTTCGAGCTCGTGCAGAGCCGCCGGGGGCTAAAAGTGGTCATCGAATGTACCTGA
- a CDS encoding potassium transporter Kup has protein sequence MSIAFRDDEKPSQSPHSATSAGRLPDIQLEKRDRRKTLVMALGALGVVYGDIGTSPLYAIKECFHGFHAIEVTRANILGVMSLIFWSLTIVVTIKYVTFILKADNEGEGGIYALTALFLRKGGKLVSLKTVKYLSLLAIFGAALLYGDGLITPVISVLSAVEGLNVATTAFEAYVLPITCAILIGLFMIQRQGTARLGKVFGLTMLLWFFSLASLGLMQILRRPEVLVALNPGHAVAFFAANQLHGMVVLGAVVLVITGGEALYADLGHFGRGPIQLSWLTIVFPALVLNYLGQCALLLENPQATYHPFYELVPRFLLYPMVVLATASTVIASQAMISGVYSLTQQAIQIGYLPRLHIVHTSGETKGQIYMPWVNTGMLIGCLGLAIAFQESSRLAAAYGIAVTGTMGITTVIYYYVARYNWNWPRWKVLLPVGVFIFFDLAYFGANMLKFVDGGWFTVSVAVLLAIVMITWRDGRSLLAKRYEDARVPVEVILRDIKTYKLVRTPRTGAFLSISPVGVPITLLHLLKHIEALPQKVVLMSIVSANTPFVSRQERLVITALGQDFYRVIATYGFMETPNMSKIMEIATEQGLELDEFSTTFYVGRETLITNGDGGMSSWRKGLFAFLSRNSWNVTIYFGIPSDRVVELGVQVRL, from the coding sequence ATGAGTATTGCTTTCCGTGACGACGAGAAGCCCTCGCAGTCCCCCCATTCCGCCACATCGGCCGGGCGTCTACCTGACATTCAACTTGAAAAGCGAGACCGGCGTAAAACTCTCGTCATGGCGTTAGGGGCCCTGGGGGTAGTTTACGGCGACATCGGCACCAGCCCTCTGTATGCCATCAAGGAATGCTTTCACGGCTTCCATGCCATAGAAGTTACCCGAGCCAACATCCTAGGCGTCATGTCCCTGATTTTCTGGTCACTGACCATTGTGGTAACCATCAAGTATGTAACCTTTATTCTTAAAGCTGACAATGAAGGTGAAGGCGGCATCTATGCCCTGACCGCCCTGTTTTTGCGAAAAGGGGGCAAGCTGGTTTCACTAAAAACGGTCAAATATCTTTCCCTGCTGGCCATTTTCGGGGCAGCCCTGCTCTATGGCGACGGCCTTATCACTCCGGTCATCTCCGTGCTTTCGGCGGTGGAAGGGTTAAACGTCGCCACCACGGCGTTCGAAGCTTATGTCTTGCCCATCACCTGCGCTATCCTGATCGGCCTATTTATGATCCAGCGGCAGGGGACGGCGCGCTTGGGCAAGGTATTCGGACTCACCATGCTGCTGTGGTTCTTTTCCCTGGCGAGTTTAGGTCTGATGCAGATACTCAGGCGCCCCGAGGTCTTGGTAGCCCTGAACCCCGGCCATGCGGTGGCCTTTTTTGCCGCCAACCAGTTGCACGGCATGGTGGTATTGGGAGCTGTGGTGTTGGTCATCACCGGAGGTGAAGCCTTGTATGCCGATCTGGGACACTTTGGCCGGGGGCCCATCCAACTTTCCTGGCTGACCATTGTCTTTCCGGCGCTCGTGCTCAACTATTTGGGGCAGTGCGCCCTGCTCCTGGAAAACCCCCAAGCAACTTACCATCCTTTCTATGAGTTGGTCCCCCGGTTCCTGTTGTATCCCATGGTAGTTCTGGCCACGGCGTCCACCGTCATCGCCTCCCAGGCCATGATTTCCGGAGTCTATTCCCTCACCCAGCAGGCCATCCAGATCGGTTATTTACCCAGGCTCCATATTGTCCACACCTCTGGGGAGACCAAGGGGCAGATTTATATGCCGTGGGTAAACACCGGGATGTTGATCGGCTGTTTGGGGCTGGCGATCGCTTTCCAGGAATCGAGCCGTTTGGCGGCGGCCTACGGCATCGCCGTCACGGGCACCATGGGCATCACCACCGTTATCTACTATTATGTGGCCCGTTATAACTGGAACTGGCCACGGTGGAAAGTACTCCTCCCCGTGGGGGTTTTCATCTTTTTCGATCTCGCCTATTTCGGCGCCAACATGCTGAAGTTTGTGGATGGCGGCTGGTTTACCGTATCTGTGGCGGTACTGCTGGCCATTGTGATGATTACCTGGCGGGACGGCCGGAGTCTCCTGGCTAAGCGCTATGAGGACGCCAGGGTTCCCGTGGAGGTTATCTTGAGAGACATCAAGACCTACAAACTGGTCCGCACCCCCAGGACCGGCGCCTTTCTCTCCATTTCCCCCGTGGGGGTCCCCATTACCCTACTGCACCTTCTGAAACACATCGAAGCCCTGCCCCAGAAGGTGGTCTTGATGTCCATCGTTTCCGCCAATACACCTTTCGTCTCCCGGCAAGAGCGGCTGGTCATCACCGCCTTGGGCCAGGATTTCTACCGGGTGATAGCAACCTACGGCTTCATGGAGACCCCCAACATGTCGAAAATCATGGAGATCGCCACTGAACAGGGCCTGGAACTGGACGAGTTTTCCACCACTTTTTACGTGGGCCGGGAAACCCTGATCACCAACGGGGATGGCGGCATGTCTAGCTGGCGCAAAGGACTGTTCGCCTTCCTTTCCAGGAACTCCTGGAACGTTACCATATATTTCGGCATCCCATCCGACCGCGTGGTGGAACTCGGGGTCCAAGTCAGGCTTTAA
- a CDS encoding ATP-binding protein, whose translation MLLKTKLLLAQVPLALALLVLGIVAVATIGQLGSHSERILHDNYRSVLAAQRMKEAIERMDSAALFIALGRREQGKQLALSNRKVFEEELAVQVRNITEKGEREVSNALAARWRDYLTAYENFIQETSNEALRDRVFSDLFPKFLAIKEGADHILSLNQDAMIRKSDEVRQVSQRLERLITFAALVAALAGIFASSVLTTRIIRPLSVLTQTARRIKEGDLAVRARVEGSDEIALLAQEFNTMTDSLDRYRRSSLGELLQAQQASQAAIDNLPDPVLATNLEGKILGANRIAEAWFGPILSGSCEETGQNPEPVLTTAIKKARKYVLAGKGAYRPSDLEDAVNIHAPEGERSVLPLAVPVYDQNGNLASVSLILRDVTPQSKMDAMSKSLVATFAHEFRTPLTSLHLAIHILLDQLAGAMTEKQLDLIYAAREDCERLQNLVDDILNLVRLQSGKIELRRVVIRIFSIIKNIIDQHRLLAEEQGLDLACVYPPFDEEVFADPERLELVFANLITNAIRHTPAGGSIEIRVLPEKEFLRIEIKDTGEGIPLEYQSQIFEKYFQVSGSSWKGVGLGLALAKNIIAAHGGEIGLSSQSGQGSTFWFTLPRLENKPMDNGL comes from the coding sequence ATGCTCCTGAAAACCAAACTCCTGTTAGCCCAGGTTCCCCTGGCCCTGGCCCTCTTGGTGCTGGGCATCGTTGCCGTCGCCACCATCGGCCAGTTGGGGTCCCATTCGGAAAGAATCCTCCACGACAACTATCGGAGCGTCCTGGCCGCCCAGCGCATGAAGGAAGCCATCGAGCGTATGGATTCAGCCGCTCTCTTTATCGCTTTGGGACGGCGGGAGCAGGGAAAGCAATTGGCCCTCAGCAACCGCAAGGTTTTTGAAGAAGAATTGGCGGTGCAAGTAAGGAATATCACCGAAAAAGGGGAACGAGAGGTCTCTAACGCCTTGGCCGCCCGCTGGCGGGATTACTTGACAGCCTATGAGAACTTCATCCAGGAAACGTCAAACGAGGCTTTGAGGGATCGTGTTTTCTCCGATCTTTTCCCTAAATTTCTTGCCATCAAAGAGGGTGCGGACCATATTCTCTCCCTGAACCAGGATGCCATGATCAGAAAAAGCGATGAAGTGCGCCAGGTTTCCCAGCGCCTGGAGAGATTGATTACCTTCGCCGCCCTGGTCGCCGCCCTGGCTGGCATTTTTGCCTCTAGCGTATTGACCACCAGGATTATCAGACCCCTTTCGGTTCTGACTCAAACCGCTCGCCGGATCAAGGAGGGTGATCTGGCGGTCCGGGCCCGGGTTGAGGGGTCTGATGAGATTGCCCTGTTAGCCCAGGAATTCAACACGATGACCGACAGCCTGGATCGTTATCGCCGGAGTTCTTTAGGGGAATTGCTCCAGGCCCAACAAGCTTCCCAGGCTGCCATCGACAATCTTCCCGATCCGGTTTTGGCTACCAACCTGGAGGGAAAAATTCTGGGCGCCAACCGTATTGCCGAAGCGTGGTTTGGCCCGATTTTATCCGGCTCTTGTGAGGAAACCGGGCAAAATCCGGAACCCGTATTGACTACCGCCATCAAGAAGGCCAGAAAATATGTGCTGGCCGGTAAGGGGGCGTATCGGCCTTCGGACCTGGAAGATGCGGTAAACATACATGCACCCGAGGGGGAACGCTCGGTGCTGCCCCTGGCTGTACCGGTGTATGATCAAAACGGCAACTTGGCCAGCGTCAGTCTGATTCTCCGGGACGTTACTCCCCAGAGCAAAATGGATGCCATGAGCAAAAGCCTGGTCGCTACTTTTGCCCATGAATTCCGGACGCCCTTGACTTCGTTACATCTGGCCATTCACATTTTGCTGGATCAATTGGCCGGTGCGATGACGGAAAAGCAGCTTGACCTGATTTATGCTGCCCGGGAGGATTGTGAACGGCTGCAAAACCTAGTGGATGACATCCTGAATCTGGTCCGCCTCCAATCCGGCAAGATTGAACTGCGGCGGGTGGTGATCCGGATTTTCTCCATCATCAAGAACATTATCGACCAGCACCGCCTTCTAGCCGAGGAGCAGGGACTTGATCTGGCCTGCGTCTATCCTCCTTTTGATGAAGAGGTCTTTGCCGATCCCGAGCGTTTGGAACTGGTTTTTGCCAATTTGATCACTAATGCCATCCGACATACGCCAGCCGGCGGCTCCATCGAAATCCGGGTCCTTCCTGAAAAAGAGTTCCTACGGATTGAAATAAAAGATACCGGTGAAGGCATTCCGCTGGAATATCAGTCCCAGATCTTCGAAAAGTATTTTCAGGTTTCCGGTAGTAGCTGGAAAGGTGTTGGCTTGGGTCTGGCCCTGGCCAAAAATATCATTGCAGCCCATGGTGGAGAAATAGGTCTTTCAAGCCAATCGGGCCAGGGAAGCACATTTTGGTTTACCCTCCCAAGACTGGAGAACAAGCCGATGGATAATGGCTTGTGA
- a CDS encoding sigma-54-dependent transcriptional regulator — translation MDTSYSIKPPSVHPLQVLVIDDEKNIRVALAAYLEGMGCRVLTVATAGAALSALESQPFDLAFLDLRLREISGLELLPKLLSVNPRLAVVMITAYATIDTAVAAIKRGARDYLPKPLSPAQIKHVVDGLAERLNLYRQVEELQAHLREAVPEVILATASVKMQATLDLVEKVAPTEISVLLLGENGTGKGVIARWLHTQSRRAGGPFVLVSCPTLSEELLASELFGHVKGAFTGATRDREGRLEAAHGGTLFLDEVSEISLGLQAKLLRMLQEKQFERLGENRTRRVDVRVVAATNRNLEEEVKAGRFREDLFFRLNAVQISIPPLRERREDIPMLARRFLDFFARQTRRPTPELSSSALNALLSYSWPGNIRELRNVMERAMILWPSQVIEPGAFPENIASQISAAPVLGGDYTLERIDREHILRVLARTTTLEEAAHILGIDSSTLWRRRKKYDEES, via the coding sequence ATGGATACGTCATATTCGATCAAGCCCCCCAGTGTTCACCCGCTTCAAGTCCTGGTTATCGATGATGAAAAGAACATCCGCGTGGCGCTCGCGGCTTATCTGGAAGGGATGGGCTGCCGGGTCTTGACGGTGGCTACGGCTGGCGCGGCTCTTTCCGCCCTGGAGAGCCAGCCTTTTGATCTTGCCTTTCTGGATCTCCGGCTCAGGGAGATCAGCGGCCTGGAACTTCTTCCTAAACTCCTGTCAGTCAACCCTCGTCTAGCCGTAGTGATGATTACCGCCTACGCCACCATTGATACCGCCGTGGCAGCCATCAAACGGGGAGCGAGGGACTATCTTCCCAAACCGCTGTCACCGGCTCAGATCAAGCACGTGGTAGATGGGCTGGCCGAACGTCTCAATCTCTATCGTCAGGTGGAAGAGCTCCAGGCGCATCTCCGTGAAGCCGTCCCGGAGGTGATCTTGGCAACGGCATCCGTCAAGATGCAGGCGACGCTGGACCTGGTGGAGAAGGTGGCGCCGACCGAGATTTCGGTGCTGCTTCTGGGCGAGAACGGCACCGGCAAAGGAGTTATCGCCCGCTGGCTGCACACCCAAAGCCGGCGCGCCGGAGGTCCCTTTGTGCTGGTCAGTTGTCCTACCCTTTCCGAGGAGCTCCTGGCCAGTGAGTTGTTTGGTCATGTAAAAGGGGCTTTTACTGGCGCCACTCGGGACCGGGAAGGGCGGTTGGAAGCCGCGCACGGGGGAACCTTATTTCTGGATGAAGTGAGTGAGATCTCTTTAGGTTTACAAGCCAAGCTCCTACGGATGCTCCAAGAAAAGCAGTTCGAACGACTGGGGGAAAATCGCACTCGCCGGGTAGATGTGCGGGTGGTGGCGGCCACCAATCGGAATCTGGAAGAAGAAGTCAAGGCTGGCCGGTTCCGGGAAGACTTGTTTTTTCGCCTGAACGCCGTACAAATCAGTATCCCGCCGCTTAGAGAGCGCCGGGAGGACATCCCGATGCTGGCCCGACGGTTCCTGGATTTTTTTGCCCGCCAGACTAGGCGACCTACCCCCGAACTTTCTTCTTCAGCCCTGAACGCCCTTCTTTCTTACTCCTGGCCGGGAAATATTCGGGAACTGCGCAATGTCATGGAGCGGGCCATGATCCTCTGGCCTTCCCAAGTCATTGAGCCGGGGGCTTTCCCAGAGAACATTGCCTCCCAAATATCGGCGGCGCCGGTTTTGGGCGGTGATTATACCCTGGAACGTATCGATCGGGAGCATATCCTCCGAGTCCTGGCGCGGACCACCACGTTAGAGGAAGCAGCTCACATTCTCGGCATCGATTCCTCCACCCTCTGGCGCAGACGGAAAAAATACGACGAAGAAAGCTAA
- a CDS encoding sensor protein KdpD, whose amino-acid sequence MNPTTNRAQDFLDLLERAKRGRLKIYLGFAAGVGKTVRMLKEAHALKLRGVDVVLAYIEPHGRAETAELIGDLEVIPRKQFVYRGITVEEMDLDAVLARRPEIAIVDEVAHTNVPLCRHRKRYQDILEITEAGINVICAFNIQHLESLNDLIERVTGVVVRETIPDTFVKEADQVVTVDLSVDDLMERLKSGKIYTRDKIPWALEHFFRIANLSTLRELALLEVAESLGRRQPSGPEELKLQDRVSLRTLGRVMVCMASASPRAKTLLRKGSRMAGRLNTHWFVVYVETPGEAPTQIEAETQRHLLENFQKARELGAEVIRLQAKDPVPAILDFARSHGVGHIVIGRSQQPWWRKLLGRSVSHRIIDEAAGFDVHVISFEEEE is encoded by the coding sequence ATGAACCCCACTACCAACCGCGCCCAAGACTTCCTGGACCTGCTGGAACGCGCCAAGCGCGGCCGGCTGAAAATCTACCTCGGCTTTGCCGCCGGCGTGGGCAAGACCGTGCGCATGCTCAAAGAGGCCCATGCCCTGAAGCTGCGCGGCGTGGATGTGGTCCTGGCCTACATCGAGCCCCATGGCCGGGCGGAAACCGCAGAGTTGATCGGCGATCTCGAGGTCATTCCCCGGAAGCAGTTTGTCTATCGGGGCATCACGGTGGAAGAGATGGACCTGGACGCGGTCTTGGCCCGGCGCCCGGAAATTGCCATCGTGGACGAGGTGGCGCATACCAATGTACCCTTGTGCCGCCACCGGAAACGCTATCAGGATATTCTGGAAATTACCGAGGCAGGCATCAACGTCATTTGCGCTTTTAATATCCAACACCTGGAGAGTCTCAACGACCTCATCGAACGAGTAACCGGGGTGGTGGTCCGGGAAACTATCCCCGATACCTTTGTTAAGGAAGCCGATCAGGTGGTCACCGTGGATCTGTCGGTGGACGACCTCATGGAACGCCTGAAGAGCGGTAAAATCTACACCCGGGACAAGATTCCCTGGGCCTTGGAGCATTTTTTCCGGATCGCCAACCTCTCTACGTTGCGGGAACTGGCGCTCCTGGAGGTGGCCGAGAGCCTGGGCCGGCGGCAGCCCTCCGGTCCTGAGGAATTGAAACTTCAAGACAGAGTCTCCCTTAGGACCTTGGGACGGGTCATGGTCTGCATGGCTTCGGCCTCTCCCCGGGCCAAAACGCTTCTCCGGAAAGGCTCCCGCATGGCCGGTCGTCTCAATACCCATTGGTTTGTGGTGTATGTGGAAACCCCAGGCGAAGCCCCAACCCAGATCGAAGCCGAAACCCAACGCCATCTTTTGGAAAACTTTCAAAAGGCCCGGGAATTGGGCGCCGAGGTTATCCGCCTCCAGGCCAAGGACCCGGTTCCGGCCATCCTCGACTTTGCCCGTTCCCATGGCGTCGGCCACATTGTCATCGGCCGCTCCCAGCAACCCTGGTGGCGAAAACTCCTGGGCCGTTCCGTGTCTCACCGGATCATCGATGAGGCTGCGGGGTTTGATGTCCATGTTATCTCTTTCGAAGAGGAGGAGTAA
- the kdpF gene encoding K(+)-transporting ATPase subunit F: MTWEYLIGSLISLMLLIYLLYALLWPEHF; the protein is encoded by the coding sequence ATGACATGGGAATATCTTATCGGCAGCCTTATTTCCCTGATGCTCCTCATATATTTGCTTTATGCGCTGCTGTGGCCGGAGCATTTTTAA
- the trpD gene encoding anthranilate phosphoribosyltransferase — protein sequence MNNPKNYDELELRRFGRAITELAQGQHLSREETKELYRQILLAEQPDLQQGAFLAAHMAKSPTLDEIAGAWEAQMDYDVETIDPPLPGPCADIVGTGSDYLKTLNASSGAAILAAAAGAYVAKKGARAATGVSGASDIFETFGVDLKAPLSQAAQALTAHRLCYIPGERFLRSGWGRLIAVMRFRTIFNLACPLLLPCRPTRYLVIGAYSADLARQLVNICREIGLAGALGLYGQSDQHEPDQGMDEVSVCGPTLVVELRHDQITEYVLEPEDLGLRRYPYEKIAAQGDTYQNALALLKVLSAGTNGAAADFLAANAAAVLYLLNLAPSWPAAVEQARQTLAAGKALDTLRSLVAVQQGNSRHGEEKLNKLLHQINSSTTLIAWN from the coding sequence ATGAATAATCCCAAGAATTATGATGAATTAGAGCTACGCCGCTTTGGCCGGGCCATTACCGAGCTGGCCCAGGGCCAACACCTGAGCCGGGAAGAGACCAAAGAGCTTTACCGCCAGATTCTCCTGGCCGAGCAGCCAGACCTGCAACAGGGAGCTTTTCTGGCGGCGCACATGGCAAAATCTCCTACCCTGGACGAAATTGCCGGTGCCTGGGAGGCCCAGATGGATTATGACGTGGAAACCATCGATCCTCCCCTCCCAGGTCCCTGCGCCGATATCGTTGGCACCGGCTCGGATTATCTCAAGACCCTCAATGCCTCCAGCGGCGCCGCCATCCTGGCGGCGGCGGCCGGAGCCTATGTGGCCAAAAAGGGGGCCCGGGCCGCCACCGGTGTCAGCGGCGCCTCCGATATCTTTGAGACCTTCGGAGTCGACCTCAAGGCCCCTTTGTCTCAGGCGGCCCAAGCCCTGACAGCCCACCGCCTCTGTTACATCCCCGGCGAAAGGTTCCTGCGCTCCGGATGGGGACGTTTGATCGCGGTGATGCGTTTTCGGACCATCTTCAATCTGGCCTGTCCGCTCCTCCTACCCTGCCGCCCTACCCGCTACCTGGTGATCGGGGCCTATAGCGCTGATTTGGCGCGTCAATTGGTCAATATCTGCCGGGAGATCGGCTTAGCGGGGGCCTTGGGCCTCTACGGCCAGAGCGATCAGCATGAGCCGGATCAGGGGATGGATGAAGTCTCGGTCTGCGGTCCTACGCTGGTAGTAGAGCTGCGCCATGATCAAATAACCGAATATGTCCTCGAACCCGAAGACCTGGGTCTGCGGCGATATCCTTATGAAAAAATTGCTGCCCAAGGTGATACTTACCAGAATGCCCTGGCTCTCCTCAAGGTGTTAAGCGCCGGAACCAATGGTGCCGCCGCCGACTTTCTGGCCGCCAACGCCGCCGCAGTGCTCTATCTGTTGAATCTGGCTCCATCCTGGCCTGCTGCGGTGGAACAGGCCCGGCAGACCTTGGCCGCAGGAAAGGCTCTTGACACGTTGCGCTCTCTGGTCGCGGTTCAGCAGGGTAATTCCCGGCATGGAGAAGAAAAACTAAATAAATTGTTGCACCAGATCAACTCGTCTACGACTCTTATCGCCTGGAATTAG
- a CDS encoding DUF4410 domain-containing protein, producing the protein MQKQSSKLVAVSVGLFLLGLYCAGCASSKGSVSAVAPLQTDVSLGKYEKVLIEIKNNDNIQITASEKERILMQIIAAVKRDYPTRFKGVNEGGDDPATLRAIVNITQYDKGNAFARAMLAGLGQIKINADVSICDSSSSETLCRYEASKRFAWGGIYGGSTTIETVEEGFAKAVADCICGASEASKGKS; encoded by the coding sequence ATGCAAAAGCAAAGTTCTAAGTTGGTTGCGGTTTCGGTTGGATTGTTTCTTCTCGGTCTCTATTGTGCCGGTTGTGCCAGCAGCAAAGGTTCGGTCTCAGCGGTTGCCCCTCTGCAAACTGATGTCTCCCTGGGAAAGTATGAAAAGGTGCTGATAGAGATTAAAAACAACGATAACATACAGATAACCGCCTCCGAAAAAGAAAGAATTTTAATGCAAATTATTGCGGCGGTGAAAAGAGATTATCCTACCAGATTTAAAGGTGTTAACGAAGGCGGCGACGATCCCGCCACTTTGCGGGCCATCGTTAACATCACCCAGTATGATAAAGGCAACGCCTTTGCAAGGGCCATGCTGGCGGGCTTGGGTCAGATAAAAATCAACGCCGACGTGAGTATCTGCGACAGCTCCTCTAGCGAAACCTTATGCAGATACGAAGCTTCCAAGAGATTTGCTTGGGGCGGGATTTATGGGGGATCTACGACTATAGAGACGGTTGAAGAGGGTTTTGCCAAGGCCGTGGCGGATTGCATCTGTGGCGCCAGTGAGGCCAGCAAGGGAAAATCGTAG